A DNA window from Trichomycterus rosablanca isolate fTriRos1 chromosome 11, fTriRos1.hap1, whole genome shotgun sequence contains the following coding sequences:
- the tmem170a gene encoding transmembrane protein 170A, with the protein MASEYNVGFVQQILSLNLVPRRNATCGNNDTSLCHFSEMWYGVFLWAVVSSLIFHLPAALLALATLRRHKMACFFPIAILLMAIIGPLFGGALTSAAVAGVYKAAGKRMISLEAFVFGVGQSFFVLVISFLRVLATL; encoded by the exons ATGGCGAGCGAGTATAACGTTGGGTTTGTACAACAGATTCTCAGTTTGAACTTAGTTCCGAGGAGAAATGCTACGTGCGGGAATAATGATACGTCTCTGTGTCATTTCTCAG AGATGTGGTATGGAGTGTTCCTGTGGGCTGTCGTGTCCTCGCTGATTTTCCATTTGCCTGCTGCTTTACTAGCCCTTGCCACTCTTCGCAGACATAAGATGGCATGCTTCTTTCCCATTGCCATCCTGCTCATGGCAATTATAGGTCCCCTTTTTGGAGGTGCCCTCACTA gtgcagcagtggcAGGTGTCTATAAGGCAGCAGGGAAGAGGATGATTTCGTTGGAGGCATTTGTTTTTGGAGTTGGACAGTCTTTCTTTGTTCTCGTGATCTCCTTCCTCAGAGTGCTGGCTACCCTGTAG